A part of Streptomyces sp. NBC_01235 genomic DNA contains:
- a CDS encoding enoyl-CoA hydratase/isomerase family protein: MDLRTVLFEVTDHVATITLNRPQAMNSFNQAMLEDFSLIWDTAKADDDVHVVVLRGAGERAFCTGMDVKEGIDRHPNVWSQTDPGEYLSPKLNQVWKPLVCAVHGMAAGGAFYWLNEADIVICSDDATFFDPHVSYGLTAALEPIGLARRIPLGEALRIALLGLDERVSAARALQIGLVSEVLPGERLWDRADDIARVIAAKPPAAIQGTVRAIWESLDSTRTQALRTGLSYTQIGNPIGKAQVDRSAVPRGRWTLR; encoded by the coding sequence ATGGACCTCAGGACCGTTCTTTTCGAGGTGACCGACCACGTCGCCACGATCACACTGAACCGGCCGCAGGCCATGAACAGCTTCAACCAGGCGATGCTGGAGGACTTCTCCCTCATCTGGGACACGGCCAAGGCCGACGACGATGTGCACGTGGTGGTGTTGCGCGGTGCCGGCGAGCGCGCGTTCTGCACCGGCATGGACGTGAAGGAGGGGATCGACCGCCACCCCAACGTCTGGTCGCAGACCGACCCCGGGGAGTACCTGTCGCCGAAGCTGAACCAGGTGTGGAAACCCCTGGTGTGCGCGGTGCACGGGATGGCCGCCGGCGGGGCCTTCTACTGGCTCAACGAGGCCGACATCGTCATCTGTTCGGACGACGCGACGTTCTTCGACCCGCACGTCAGCTACGGACTCACCGCGGCGCTCGAACCGATCGGGCTCGCTCGGCGCATCCCTCTCGGCGAGGCGCTGCGCATCGCCCTGCTGGGCCTGGACGAGCGCGTGTCGGCCGCGCGCGCCCTGCAGATCGGCCTGGTCAGCGAGGTGCTCCCGGGCGAGCGGCTGTGGGATCGCGCCGACGACATCGCGCGCGTCATCGCGGCCAAGCCGCCCGCGGCGATCCAGGGCACGGTCCGCGCGATCTGGGAGTCCCTCGACTCCACCCGCACCCAGGCGTTGCGCACCGGGCTGTCCTACACCCAGATCGGCAACCCGATCGGGAAGGCCCAGGTGGACCGATCGGCGGTTCCCCGCGGGCGCTGGACACTGCGCTGA
- a CDS encoding LLM class flavin-dependent oxidoreductase, with translation MRFGMPWPGRDVGREAEQAGVEAFCAGEFVDHDAYLTLAEIVANTEHALAGPAIAYAFSRTPYAHATAMRQLHAQAPGRLFLGLGSAAFRINRDWLGVPADRPVARIAETVEAARAWLHAENGERVRHRGEFQSIDADVRAPVLGRLDIPVLLAGFNSRMAATAGRVADGVIGHGLFTDSWWNDVVRPAVEQGTAEGDSAGNDRAARPLEHGWIITAVDDAAPERALADARRMIAFYLTVKTYDPFVAHHGWDEPVERLRAAFRSGDTDGMAAAVTDEMLTEIAVCGTTADAKDALARRAGSLPRDVGYFAPPSFLVGRKRRAAYARAGLALIGAVPDRG, from the coding sequence ATGCGGTTCGGCATGCCCTGGCCGGGGCGGGACGTCGGGCGCGAGGCCGAGCAGGCCGGTGTCGAGGCCTTCTGCGCCGGGGAGTTCGTCGACCACGACGCCTACCTCACCCTGGCCGAGATCGTCGCAAACACCGAACACGCCTTGGCGGGCCCGGCCATCGCCTACGCGTTCTCGCGTACCCCGTACGCGCACGCCACCGCCATGCGCCAGCTGCACGCCCAGGCGCCGGGCCGGCTGTTCCTGGGTCTGGGCAGCGCCGCGTTCCGGATCAACCGCGACTGGCTGGGCGTACCCGCCGACCGTCCCGTGGCCCGGATCGCGGAGACGGTCGAGGCGGCACGCGCCTGGCTGCACGCGGAGAACGGCGAACGGGTCCGGCACCGCGGCGAGTTCCAGTCGATCGACGCCGACGTCCGCGCCCCGGTGCTGGGCCGGCTCGACATCCCCGTCCTGCTCGCCGGGTTCAACTCGAGGATGGCCGCCACCGCGGGCCGGGTCGCCGACGGTGTCATCGGGCACGGCCTGTTCACCGACTCCTGGTGGAACGACGTCGTACGGCCCGCCGTCGAGCAGGGAACCGCCGAGGGCGACTCCGCCGGCAACGACCGCGCCGCACGGCCGCTCGAACACGGCTGGATCATCACGGCGGTCGACGACGCCGCCCCCGAACGCGCCCTCGCCGACGCCCGCCGGATGATCGCCTTCTACCTCACCGTGAAGACGTACGACCCGTTCGTGGCCCACCACGGCTGGGACGAGCCCGTCGAGCGGCTGCGCGCGGCGTTCCGCAGCGGGGACACCGACGGCATGGCGGCCGCGGTCACCGACGAGATGCTCACCGAGATCGCCGTCTGCGGGACGACCGCCGACGCGAAGGACGCGCTCGCCCGGCGCGCCGGCTCCCTCCCCCGCGACGTCGGCTACTTCGCGCCCCCGAGCTTCCTGGTCGGCCGTAAGCGCC